TCTAGTTCACGTAACTGCCTAATAATCATTCTTTGATTAATATCTGGCAGCATCTTTTCTATTTCGCTTAATCGTAATATAGGTTTTTGTAACAAAGACCAGACAATTGCTATTTTATATTTTCCGCCAATAACAGACATAGCTAAATCCTTAGTATTGACAAAATATTTTTCATTGTAATTATACATAAAAGGAACCTCATTATTGTTTTTGATTTATATTTTTAGAAATTATATCAATTAAAATCTATAGTGTCAAAAACATCAGTATTGCTTTTTTTGTCATTGTTTATATAATAAGCAATAACGTACAAAAAGGATTTTAATAAATAAGATAGATGAGTAATCTAATTATGAAAATGGATGGAGAATAGTTATGAAAAGTAGAGCTGCTGTTGCATTTGGTCCAAATAGACCATTAGAAATTGTAGAGATTGATGTGGAAGATCCAAAAGAAAATGAAGTTATGGTTAAAATATTGTATACATCTGTCTGC
This genomic stretch from Vagococcus sp. CY52-2 harbors:
- a CDS encoding helix-turn-helix domain-containing protein; its protein translation is MYNYNEKYFVNTKDLAMSVIGGKYKIAIVWSLLQKPILRLSEIEKMLPDINQRMIIRQLRELEKDNIVKRTVYPVVPPKVEYQLTDIGMELLPIVDNICAWGDKFWNSIK